The Thalassophryne amazonica chromosome 13, fThaAma1.1, whole genome shotgun sequence genome window below encodes:
- the pwwp2b gene encoding PWWP domain-containing protein 2B isoform X1: MEAVAEELRAGSRVPVTIDQIVNDTLVVTLTYRERNYTGILLDCNKKTGLFCLPDVMTKPGECPLYKSTCEISNVLSEDPVSKSPSHATHRPKDENTLPGSSIPNAPLPCPVPTPVPAGHTPYPPYFEGAPFPQPLWLRHSYSQWVPQPPPRPIKRKKRRSREPGRMTMSTIRLRPRQVLCEKCKNTLNRDESSKDGMSNIKASRKENALQSDEDDDKDIPCKMVRKDSILASKDTKRRENGASLDSKRLRKDKKGEAEGEKFPGGGVIPHSPVIKISYSTPQGKGEVMKIPSRVHGSVKPFCPKQLVQNGLGVNGKTTSDPNKEQRHILDATRSGLTVSIPKLKLTRPFTTVGQDLPSPKIRLKPSQRESGENVVEYEAELVGGTRRRSPRTPVPCLPHSEDSGEGKNSHEMWSGSSGEEAERGHGDLTLLINFRKRKADSSSLSVCSSDSLDESKSFSSDGTSPEMCDLAPGEDLSVTSSSVPSRDDCKTVPPLTVRLHTRSMTKCVTEEGHAVAVGDIVWGKIHGFPWWPARVLSISGSRKQETTSGEVHWPQAKVAWFGSPTTSQLSVAKLSPFSEFFRCRFNRKKKGMYRRAILEAAKAVGHMGPEITSLLSHCDTG; this comes from the exons ATGGAGGCTGTGGCCGAGGAGCTGCGGGCCGGCTCTCGGGTACCTGTCACTATTGATCAAATAGTTAACGACACACTGGTGGTGACGCTGACCTACCGAGAAAGGAACTACACGGGGATTTTACTTGATTGCAACAAAAA GACTGGGCTGTTCTGTCTACCAGATGTCATGACAAAACCCGGAGAGTGTCCATTATATAAATCTACTTGTGAAATCTCAAATGTTCTGAGTGAGGATCCAGTTTCCAAATCTCCCAGCCATGCAACGCACAGACCAAAGGATGAAAACACTCTTCCTGGAAGCAGCATACCTAATGCACCTCTTCCCTGCCCTGTGCCCACACCAGTGCCAGCTGGACATACTCCTTACCCTCCTTATTTTGAAGGAGCCCCCTTTCCTCAGCCATTGTGGCTGCGTCACAGTTACAGCCAGTGGGTGCCTCAGCCCCCTCCGCGACCAATCAAGCGAAAGAAGAGGCGATCGCGAGAGCCTGGCCGCATGACAATGAGTACAATCAGGCTGCGGCCACGACAGGTACTCTGTGAGAAATGCAAGAATACACTGAACAGGGATGAGAGCAGCAAAGATGGCATGAGCAACATCAAAGCCTCCAGAAAAGAGAATGCACTACAAAGTGATGAGGATGATGACAAGGATATTCCCTGTAAGATGGTGAGAAAAGATAGTATACTTGCATCCAAGGACACGAAGAGGCGAGAAAATGGCGCCAGCCTTGACAGCAAGCGCCTCAGGAAAGATAAAAAGGGGGAAGCTGAGGGTGAAAAGTTCCCTGGAGGTGGCGTGATTCCTCATAGTCCTGTCATAAAGATTTCCTATAGCACTCCACAGGGCAAGGGAGAGGTGATGAAGATCCCTTCGAGAGTCCATGGTTCTGTCAAGCCATTCTGCCCCAAACAACTGGTGCAGAATGGTTTAGGAGTAAATGGCAAGACAACGTCTGACCCCAACAAGGAACAGCGGCACATTTTAGATGCCACAAGGTCCGGCCTTACAGTGTCCATTCCCAAACTCAAACTGACCAGGCCTTTCACAACTGTGGGTCAGGACTTGCCATCTCCAAAAATTCGCTTGAAACCTTCTCAAAGGGAAAGTGGGGAGAATGTTGTTGAGTATGAAGCAGAACTTGTAGGAGGTACAAGGAGACGAAGCCCAAGGACACCTGTCCCCTGTCTCCCACACTCTGAAGACTCAGGTGAAGGCAAGAACTCTCATGAGATGTGGTCAGGGAGCTCAGGAGAGGAGGCTGAGCGAGGACACGGTGACCTCACCTTGCTCATCAACTTTCGCAAGCGTAAAGCAGATTCCTCTAGCTTGTCGGTTTGCAGCAGCGACAGCCTTGATGAGTCAAAGTCTTTCAGCTCAGATGGCACCTCGCCAGAGATGTGTGATCTGGCACCTGGTGAAGACCTTTCAGTGACCTCATCTTCTGTACCGTCACGGGACGACTGCAAGACAGTGCCACCACTCACAGTGCGGCTGCACACACGCAGCATGACAAAGTGTGTAACAGAAGAGGGTCATGCTGTAGCAGTTGGTGACATTGTGTGGGGAAAGATCCATGGGTTCCCGTGGTGGCCTGCACGTGTCCTCAGCATTAGTGGAAGCCGGAAGCAAGAGACTACTAGTGGTGAGGTCCATTGGCCCCAAGCAAAGGTGGCATGGTTTGGATCTCCCACCACTTCTCAACTTTCCGTTGCCAAACTGTCACCCTTCAGCGAGTTCTTCAGGTGCCGTTTCAACCGCAAGAAGAAAGGGATGTACCGGCGAGCCATCTTGGAAGCAGCCAAGGCCGTAGGTCACATGGGTCCAGAGATTACATCATTGCTTTCCCACTGCGATAC AGGCTGA
- the pwwp2b gene encoding PWWP domain-containing protein 2B isoform X2 → MEAVAEELRAGSRVPVTIDQIVNDTLVVTLTYRERNYTGILLDCNKKTGLFCLPDVMTKPGECPLYKSTCEISNVLSEDPVSKSPSHATHRPKDENTLPGSSIPNAPLPCPVPTPVPAGHTPYPPYFEGAPFPQPLWLRHSYSQWVPQPPPRPIKRKKRRSREPGRMTMSTIRLRPRQVLCEKCKNTLNRDESSKDGMSNIKASRKENALQSDEDDDKDIPCKMVRKDSILASKDTKRRENGASLDSKRLRKDKKGEAEGEKFPGGGVIPHSPVIKISYSTPQGKGEVMKIPSRVHGSVKPFCPKQLVQNGLGVNGKTTSDPNKEQRHILDATRSGLTVSIPKLKLTRPFTTVGQDLPSPKIRLKPSQRESGENVVEYEAELVGGTRRRSPRTPVPCLPHSEDSGEGKNSHEMWSGSSGEEAERGHGDLTLLINFRKRKADSSSLSVCSSDSLDESKSFSSDGTSPEMCDLAPGEDLSVTSSSVPSRDDCKTVPPLTVRLHTRSMTKCVTEEGHAVAVGDIVWGKIHGFPWWPARVLSISGSRKQETTSGEVHWPQAKVAWFGSPTTSQLSVAKLSPFSEFFRCRFNRKKKGMYRRAILEAAKAVGHMGPEITSLLSHCDT, encoded by the exons ATGGAGGCTGTGGCCGAGGAGCTGCGGGCCGGCTCTCGGGTACCTGTCACTATTGATCAAATAGTTAACGACACACTGGTGGTGACGCTGACCTACCGAGAAAGGAACTACACGGGGATTTTACTTGATTGCAACAAAAA GACTGGGCTGTTCTGTCTACCAGATGTCATGACAAAACCCGGAGAGTGTCCATTATATAAATCTACTTGTGAAATCTCAAATGTTCTGAGTGAGGATCCAGTTTCCAAATCTCCCAGCCATGCAACGCACAGACCAAAGGATGAAAACACTCTTCCTGGAAGCAGCATACCTAATGCACCTCTTCCCTGCCCTGTGCCCACACCAGTGCCAGCTGGACATACTCCTTACCCTCCTTATTTTGAAGGAGCCCCCTTTCCTCAGCCATTGTGGCTGCGTCACAGTTACAGCCAGTGGGTGCCTCAGCCCCCTCCGCGACCAATCAAGCGAAAGAAGAGGCGATCGCGAGAGCCTGGCCGCATGACAATGAGTACAATCAGGCTGCGGCCACGACAGGTACTCTGTGAGAAATGCAAGAATACACTGAACAGGGATGAGAGCAGCAAAGATGGCATGAGCAACATCAAAGCCTCCAGAAAAGAGAATGCACTACAAAGTGATGAGGATGATGACAAGGATATTCCCTGTAAGATGGTGAGAAAAGATAGTATACTTGCATCCAAGGACACGAAGAGGCGAGAAAATGGCGCCAGCCTTGACAGCAAGCGCCTCAGGAAAGATAAAAAGGGGGAAGCTGAGGGTGAAAAGTTCCCTGGAGGTGGCGTGATTCCTCATAGTCCTGTCATAAAGATTTCCTATAGCACTCCACAGGGCAAGGGAGAGGTGATGAAGATCCCTTCGAGAGTCCATGGTTCTGTCAAGCCATTCTGCCCCAAACAACTGGTGCAGAATGGTTTAGGAGTAAATGGCAAGACAACGTCTGACCCCAACAAGGAACAGCGGCACATTTTAGATGCCACAAGGTCCGGCCTTACAGTGTCCATTCCCAAACTCAAACTGACCAGGCCTTTCACAACTGTGGGTCAGGACTTGCCATCTCCAAAAATTCGCTTGAAACCTTCTCAAAGGGAAAGTGGGGAGAATGTTGTTGAGTATGAAGCAGAACTTGTAGGAGGTACAAGGAGACGAAGCCCAAGGACACCTGTCCCCTGTCTCCCACACTCTGAAGACTCAGGTGAAGGCAAGAACTCTCATGAGATGTGGTCAGGGAGCTCAGGAGAGGAGGCTGAGCGAGGACACGGTGACCTCACCTTGCTCATCAACTTTCGCAAGCGTAAAGCAGATTCCTCTAGCTTGTCGGTTTGCAGCAGCGACAGCCTTGATGAGTCAAAGTCTTTCAGCTCAGATGGCACCTCGCCAGAGATGTGTGATCTGGCACCTGGTGAAGACCTTTCAGTGACCTCATCTTCTGTACCGTCACGGGACGACTGCAAGACAGTGCCACCACTCACAGTGCGGCTGCACACACGCAGCATGACAAAGTGTGTAACAGAAGAGGGTCATGCTGTAGCAGTTGGTGACATTGTGTGGGGAAAGATCCATGGGTTCCCGTGGTGGCCTGCACGTGTCCTCAGCATTAGTGGAAGCCGGAAGCAAGAGACTACTAGTGGTGAGGTCCATTGGCCCCAAGCAAAGGTGGCATGGTTTGGATCTCCCACCACTTCTCAACTTTCCGTTGCCAAACTGTCACCCTTCAGCGAGTTCTTCAGGTGCCGTTTCAACCGCAAGAAGAAAGGGATGTACCGGCGAGCCATCTTGGAAGCAGCCAAGGCCGTAGGTCACATGGGTCCAGAGATTACATCATTGCTTTCCCACTGCGATACGTAG